One genomic region from Syntrophales bacterium encodes:
- a CDS encoding fumarate hydratase C-terminal domain-containing protein has translation MANEIRLKTPLTDADTDKLKIGDKVLISGIIYTGRDAAHKRMIELVNAGKELPIDVKGQIIYYVGPTPA, from the coding sequence ATGGCAAACGAAATTCGGCTGAAAACACCCTTGACCGATGCAGATACTGATAAATTGAAAATAGGCGACAAGGTTCTTATTTCCGGCATTATCTACACGGGAAGGGATGCTGCCCACAAGCGGATGATCGAGCTTGTCAATGCGGGCAAGGAATTGCCTATCGACGTCAAGGGCCAGATAATCTACTACGTCGGTCCGACCCCGGC